The Rhodopirellula halodulae DNA segment TTGCGTCACAACGTGCGGCAGAAAAGGAAGCGAAGGAAGCTCGGAAACCCTCTCCCGCCGCGAATTTTGTTTTGGTCGATGTGCGAAGCGAGGCCGAGGTCAACGTCTCTGTGATTCCAGGTGCCATCACGAAGCGGGAATTCGAACAGAACCGCGAAAAGTACTCGGGCCGAGTGGTCATTCCTTACTGCACCGTGGGTGGTCGCAGTGGTGCTTATGCCAAACAACTCGCCAAAGAAAATGTGTCCGTCAAAAACTACAAGGGCAGCATTCTAAAATGGATCGACGCAGAATTGCCGCTGGTGACACTGGACGGGAAACCCACCCATCGCGTGCATACCTATAGCGATCGCTACAAGGTTCCGTCGAAGTACGAACAAGTCACGCAATGAGTTCCTCACGGCGACAACTCGTCCTGCTTGGAATCGGACACACCAATGCCCATGTCGTTCGCCAGTGGCAATCGGATCCCATTCCGAATTGCGATTTGGTTTGCATCAGCAAATTTCCGACGGCAACTTACTCAGGCATGCTGCCCGGAACCCTGGGAAATCAGTTCAACGATGCGGAGTGGCGGATTGATTTATCCACGCTCTGCGAACGAGCCGGGGCGAAACTGATTTTGGCCGCCACCAACGGCCTGGACCTCGACATGGGCTTGGTGAAATTCGAGAGTCACGAGAGCGTTCGCTTTGATGCCTTGTCGATCGGTGTCGGATCGATGCCCGCTGGTTGGTCGGAACATGCCGACCAACCTTCGATGGTGCCCATCAAACCGATGCAAACCTTTTTGCAACGTCTTGATACGCGACTGACCGAACGCCCCATCGCGGACGGCCGCCCCATGCAAATCGCCATCGTCGGTGGCGGCGTTGCCAGCGTTGAAATCGCCTTCTGTTTGCTGCAGCGATTGCGAAGCCGGTTTGAAACATATCCGTTTTCAATCACGATTTACACCAGCGACTCGAGTGTCGCCGGCGGAATGACAGCGGCCAGCGTTCGCAAAATCGAACGACTGCTTTCCACACGTGGCATCCAGGTGGTACCGAATCAACGTGTCACCAACGTCGCGGAAGCCAATCTTGTTTTGGAAAATGGTCAGACTCATTTGGCGGACGTTGTCATTTGGGCAACCGGTGCCACCGCACCACCCGTGCTGAAAAAGCTCGGCTTGGAATGGGACGATCGCGGTTTTGTCGCCACCTCGGACACGCTGCAATCATTGACCGATCCGCGCATCTTCGCCGTGGGCGACGCTGGGACGATCTTGGAATCACCTGCTCCCAAAGCAGGTGTCTATGCCGTTCGACAAAGCCCGATTCTGTCGCACAACCTGCGGGCATTCTTTGCCAATGAATCGATGCAACGTTTCGAACCGCAGTCCAACTTTTTGAAGTTGCTCAACACCGGCGATGGCAAAGCCCTGTTGGAATACGGTCGGATCACCGTGCACGCCAAGTGGTGCTGGTACTTGAAAAATTGGATTGACCAACGTTTCATTCGTCAGTTCCAAGAGTCGCAGCAAGAATCACGCATTCAGTAATCACCACGTTCTCGGCTGCGACGGTTAAGATACGGCAGTTCGTTTCTTGATCCGTTGCTTCGTTCCGTGCCAACAGGGAGGATGTCCGATGCGACACGACGTGTTGTCCACCGCCATGGTTGTCATCACGGTCTGCTTGATTTCGACACTCTGCGTTGCAACCTCCATCCAAGCTCAGTCCCAACCAGCCATTCAATGGGTCGAAACAAGCCAACTCCCCAAGGGACAGGGATTCGCGGCTCGCTTCGTTGCCGATCGAAACATCGCCAGCCACGAAGACGTCCTCTTTGCCGACGATTTCGAAACAGGTGAGCTGGGTGCGAAATGGGACGACATCAGCAACCGAGCCCATGCGCTCGCCTATGTGCCCCCGTCCGGTGATTTGTCGTTGCTCGGTGAACGATCGTTGCAAGTCTCGGCGAAGTTGAACGAAAACACCGGGGGCGGCTTCACCAAATGGTTTGCTTCCACCGACCGTTTGTTCATTCGCTTCTACACAAAATTTGATGCGAACTGCGACTACGTGCATCACTTCTGCACGCTCCGCGCGAACAAGTCTTTGCAGGGGAAAGAACGTTGGAGCGGCTTTGGAGGTGCTGGTTTGTTGCCCGATGGCGACGAACGTTTTTCCACCGCGATTGAACCGTGGGGGAACTGGGGCAAATGGCAGCCTCCGGGACGCTGGAACTTCTACAGCTATTGGCACACGATGAAACCAAGCCCTGATGGAAAGTATTGGGGCAACGGCTTCCGTCCCGAAGAGCAACCGAAAATCGAGCGTGGACATTGGATCTGTGTTGAATTCATGCTTCAACACAACACGCCCGGCGAAGAGGACGGCGAGCAGGCATACTGGATCGACGGCGAACTCCGAGGCCATTGGCGAGGCTTCAATTGGCGAACCAATCCCTCGCTGCTGGCCAACGCGTTCACACTGGAAAGCTATGTGACCGATCGCTGGACTCAGCAGACTCACAACACGGTCTTCTTCGACAATGTGGTGATTGCGAAGCAGTACATTGGACCGTCGGGAGCTCCCAAGTGAAACGTTCGGTATGGCTCACCTACTCGCGGTCTCAGCTTCGAAACAACAGGCGGTGCAGGCAATGAAGTTGCAACCTCAGTCCGATACCCGAGACCGCCGGCAGTTCATCCAGGCTTCGGCCTGGGGCGCCGCATCGCTTCTTGCTTCTGCGAAATCAGCCAGCCTCGCTGCCAACCCGTTGCAACTGATTCGCTCTGAAGGGGTGAAGATCCTTCTGCCACGCAATCGCGTGCCGTTGTCATTCATCATCGATGACTCGACTTGCTTGGTGAACATGGGGCACTTTTGCAATCCACAGTTTGCCACGGCTTGGCCGAAACGCTCGGAGTACCAAAAGCCCTGGAGGGCTTGGCCGCGCGAGATCCCCGACACCTTCGTTCGCCGGTTTGGTCAGTGGTGCATGCAACACGGCGTCAAAGGCAAATACAGCATCGTGCCGTATCCGGCTTGTGTGGGATGGCTCGACAGGGAACTGCCGGGCTGGTCACGGACTGAGCTGCAATCCAGTCTGAAAACCGTTCGAGAATGGATGGTGCCTCACTGGGACATTCATCCCGAGATGCTCACACACACCCGAGTGATCGACCTCAAAACGGGCAGACCAATGGACGAGATCAGCTCAGCCACCATGGAAAACTCGTTCCCGCAACGAAAGATCAGCGTTGATCACTTGGCCTCTTACCTGGCCTACGCGTTACGCATCTTGAAAAACTGCGACTTGCCTTGCGAAGGCATCACAACTCCCGGTGGTTTTGGCAATGCGATGAAGGCTGAACTTCCCATCGCGGTCGACCAAGCTGTTCGCGATGTGTACGGCGTCGAGTTACCTCACTACTTCAAGTACGTCGTGTCCGATGACCAAAGCACCGAACCAAGGCTCGAACATTTAAGAAACGCCGGAACCGATGATGTACGCGTCACCGTCAATGTTCCTGCTGGAACGGGCGATTGGTTCGGTGGTTGGCAAGGCGATGTGTTGTCGGAACCAGATCGCTACTGCAACCAAGACGCGACCTCCGGCCGTATGGTCGAACTGATTGAGCGACGCCAACCCGCGGTGATGCTCTGTCACTGGCCGGGGATGTACAGCAACGGCAGTGAAGAAGGTTTCGATGCGTTCAAGCGAGTCGTTGTTTCCTTGGCCTCAAGATTCGCCAATGAGACCATGTGGATGAAGGTCAGTGAAATTGGACGCTATTGGGCCGCGAAAGAACTGACCCAAATTGAGTCAACTGACAACGGCCTAAATTTGAAAGCCCCATTCGCGACGAACGATTTCACCATCGAAATCAATGGCGCAACTGGCCCGGTCGCCATCCAACAAGGCGAAGAGCAAACCATGCTTCAAGAAGTCGCATCCCCCGCAGCACTGACGGCGGGAACCTGGCACGCCAAACAGCAATCCATCATCGCCTGTTTCAATCTCCCCAAAGGCAACTCACGCGTTGCCTTTTCAGCAACTGCGTTGCTAACAAAAGAATCCAACTCACGTTGACGCGGATACCAGGCACGAAAAAGCCGACGCCGGAATGATCCAGTGTCGGCTTTTGATTCGGTCGTGAATGACGTGTAGCTGTCAAATTCTCTGAAGTTGAACAAACCACACCTCCCTCAAACCGACTCTCCTCCACTTTCTTGCGGGGATGGTGCTTGCGCGGGGATCGGCGGGCCCAATTTCGGGCCGTTCTTGTTCCCACTTGAGTCGCATCGCGTTTTCGTCGTCTTTTGCAAGGCGTA contains these protein-coding regions:
- a CDS encoding rhodanese-like domain-containing protein; the protein is MHLRPTSFFFVATMVLPFLASNEAHAQLGGLFGGGPKIETVDTSTVAKMLASQRAAEKEAKEARKPSPAANFVLVDVRSEAEVNVSVIPGAITKREFEQNREKYSGRVVIPYCTVGGRSGAYAKQLAKENVSVKNYKGSILKWIDAELPLVTLDGKPTHRVHTYSDRYKVPSKYEQVTQ
- a CDS encoding FAD-dependent oxidoreductase — translated: MSSSRRQLVLLGIGHTNAHVVRQWQSDPIPNCDLVCISKFPTATYSGMLPGTLGNQFNDAEWRIDLSTLCERAGAKLILAATNGLDLDMGLVKFESHESVRFDALSIGVGSMPAGWSEHADQPSMVPIKPMQTFLQRLDTRLTERPIADGRPMQIAIVGGGVASVEIAFCLLQRLRSRFETYPFSITIYTSDSSVAGGMTAASVRKIERLLSTRGIQVVPNQRVTNVAEANLVLENGQTHLADVVIWATGATAPPVLKKLGLEWDDRGFVATSDTLQSLTDPRIFAVGDAGTILESPAPKAGVYAVRQSPILSHNLRAFFANESMQRFEPQSNFLKLLNTGDGKALLEYGRITVHAKWCWYLKNWIDQRFIRQFQESQQESRIQ